In Campylobacter sp. VBCF_01 NA2, one DNA window encodes the following:
- the hisC gene encoding histidinol-phosphate transaminase, with amino-acid sequence MKFNKFLDDLSNYEAGKPIELVVREFGVKKKDVLKLASNENPFGSSKKAQKAIKKCATCAHLYPDDSMFELKDALAAKFGVKSENIIIGAGSDQIIEFALHSVLSKGFAILQAGVSFAMYGIYARHCEGKIYKTKEISHDLEALKSLYEAHKNEIKAIFLCMPNNPLGECLDAEKIYEFIASVDKDTLVIIDAAYNEFATFKDKNKHLDPKFIATHFTNALYLGTFSKAYGLGGMRVGYGIGESGIISALYKLRPPFNITTPTLAAAIAALGDDKFVQKTLQNNFQQMKKFEKFATKNGIKFLPSYANFITFMLGENQNSTQICDALLRQGIILRNLKSYGLNAIRITIGLPKQNSRVFKALKELL; translated from the coding sequence ATGAAATTTAACAAATTTTTGGACGATTTGAGTAATTACGAGGCTGGAAAGCCAATCGAGCTAGTGGTGCGCGAATTTGGCGTGAAAAAAAAAGATGTGCTAAAACTAGCTAGCAACGAAAATCCATTTGGATCTAGCAAAAAAGCGCAAAAAGCCATTAAAAAATGCGCCACCTGTGCTCATCTCTACCCTGATGATAGTATGTTTGAGCTAAAAGACGCGCTAGCGGCGAAATTTGGCGTAAAAAGCGAAAATATCATAATCGGCGCAGGTAGCGATCAAATCATCGAATTTGCCCTTCACAGCGTGCTTAGCAAGGGTTTTGCGATACTTCAAGCAGGGGTAAGTTTTGCGATGTATGGCATTTACGCAAGGCACTGCGAGGGCAAAATTTATAAAACCAAAGAAATTTCGCACGATTTAGAGGCGCTAAAATCGCTTTACGAGGCGCACAAAAACGAGATTAAAGCGATATTTTTGTGTATGCCAAATAACCCTCTTGGCGAGTGTTTGGACGCTGAGAAAATTTACGAATTTATCGCTAGTGTGGATAAGGACACACTTGTCATCATCGACGCAGCTTATAACGAATTTGCCACATTTAAGGACAAAAACAAGCACCTTGACCCTAAATTTATAGCCACGCATTTCACAAATGCCCTCTATCTTGGGACATTTTCTAAGGCGTATGGGCTTGGGGGCATGAGAGTGGGGTATGGAATTGGCGAGAGTGGAATTATTAGCGCGCTTTATAAACTGCGCCCGCCATTTAATATCACCACGCCGACCTTAGCAGCGGCGATTGCGGCACTTGGCGATGATAAATTTGTGCAAAAGACCTTGCAAAATAATTTTCAGCAGATGAAAAAATTTGAAAAATTTGCCACCAAAAACGGCATTAAATTCCTGCCAAGTTATGCAAATTTCATAACATTTATGCTTGGCGAAAATCAAAATTCAACCCAAATTTGCGACGCTCTTTTGCGACAAGGTATAATTTTGCGAAATTTAAAGAGTTATGGATTAAACGCGATTCGCAT
- the lysA gene encoding diaminopimelate decarboxylase yields the protein MNYKNLVSKYGSPLYVYDFDEITKNYELLKGAFAARKSLVCFAIKANSNLSILQHLVRLGSGFDCVSIGEVRRALLAGANPYKIIYSGVGKQDYELEEALKSEILYINLESEAEMYRLEKIAQNLGKTARISIRVNPNVDAKTHPYISTGLNENKFGVSIDNARAMYLYAKKSEFLNPVGIHFHIGSQLTDISPIHDAAKIVSDLLRELLAAQIEIKFFDIGGGIGIRYKDEKQVSLYDYAQGILAVLSGLDVTITCEPGRFIVGNAGEFITSVLYEKYNGAKRFVITDGAMNDLIRPSLYQAYHEVVAVQKEGESSLCDIVGPICESGDFLAKNVNLPNLDHGDILVIKSAGAYGFSMSSNYNTRPRPAEVAISEGKDRLIRARESFEDLVANEKKYMEER from the coding sequence ATGAATTACAAAAATTTAGTCTCAAAATACGGCTCTCCACTTTATGTTTATGATTTCGACGAGATTACGAAAAATTATGAATTGCTCAAAGGTGCATTTGCGGCGCGCAAATCGTTAGTTTGCTTTGCTATTAAGGCAAATTCAAATTTAAGCATTTTGCAACATTTAGTAAGGCTAGGAAGCGGGTTTGATTGTGTGAGTATCGGCGAGGTCAGACGCGCGCTACTAGCTGGGGCAAATCCGTATAAAATCATATATTCAGGCGTGGGTAAGCAAGATTACGAGCTAGAAGAGGCGTTAAAAAGCGAAATTTTATATATAAATTTAGAGAGCGAAGCCGAAATGTATCGCCTAGAAAAAATCGCGCAAAATTTGGGCAAAACCGCTAGGATTAGTATCCGCGTAAATCCAAATGTCGATGCCAAAACCCACCCATACATTTCTACTGGACTTAACGAAAACAAATTCGGCGTTAGCATTGATAATGCGCGCGCTATGTATCTTTACGCTAAAAAGTCTGAATTTTTAAATCCAGTTGGAATCCACTTTCACATAGGCTCGCAGCTAACTGATATTTCGCCGATCCACGACGCAGCGAAAATCGTAAGTGATCTTTTGCGCGAACTGCTTGCAGCGCAGATTGAGATTAAATTTTTCGATATCGGCGGAGGGATTGGAATCCGCTATAAAGACGAAAAACAGGTTAGTTTGTATGATTATGCGCAAGGAATTTTGGCTGTTTTAAGTGGGCTAGATGTTACGATTACATGCGAGCCGGGCAGGTTTATCGTAGGAAATGCGGGCGAGTTTATCACTAGCGTTTTATACGAGAAATACAACGGCGCCAAACGCTTTGTCATCACAGACGGAGCTATGAACGATCTAATCCGCCCGAGCCTATATCAAGCCTATCACGAGGTCGTAGCAGTGCAAAAAGAGGGCGAAAGCTCGCTTTGTGATATCGTAGGGCCGATTTGCGAGAGTGGCGATTTTTTAGCCAAAAATGTAAATTTGCCAAATTTAGACCACGGCGATATTTTGGTGATAAAAAGCGCAGGAGCGTATGGGTTTAGCATGTCTAGCAACTACAACACGCGCCCGCGTCCAGCTGAGGTGGCTATTAGCGAGGGCAAGGATCGCTTAATCAGAGCCAGAGAGAGTTTCGAGGATCTCGTTGCAAACGAAAAAAAATATATGGAAGAGCGATGA
- the pheA gene encoding prephenate dehydratase yields MKSIEDLRVGIDKIDDEIIRLIDLRMDYVKKIGELKQTTGSAVYRPERERAIISRLDGVKLKNLNKEAIEAIFFEIFSVSRNLEKPQVVAFLGPFGTYTHQAAKARFGAISTYEPLSNIEAVFKSLITKEAKYGVVPIENNTEGAVGVTLDCLRKYQEVKIVAEIYMDIHHSLVTNCTQTAEITQIFSHPQAYNQCLKFLDDHGLSGVKFTATKSTAKAAQATLENPNSAAICSKIAAELYGVPVMYEKIEDNANNRTRFFVLSDFKNQRSDRNKTSILAKTDDKPGGLVELLQMFRNEGINLTKLESRPIKSHDFKSVFYIDFEGHIDDEGVIRVLENATRHAHEITWLGSYLNGDE; encoded by the coding sequence ATGAAAAGCATAGAAGATTTACGCGTAGGGATTGATAAAATCGACGATGAGATTATTCGTTTGATTGATTTGCGTATGGATTATGTCAAAAAAATCGGCGAATTGAAGCAAACCACAGGAAGCGCCGTGTATCGCCCAGAAAGGGAGCGTGCGATAATTTCTAGGCTTGATGGCGTCAAACTTAAAAATTTAAACAAAGAGGCGATTGAGGCGATATTTTTTGAAATTTTCTCAGTTTCTAGAAATTTAGAAAAACCGCAAGTCGTAGCGTTTTTAGGGCCTTTTGGCACATACACTCACCAAGCAGCCAAGGCCAGATTTGGCGCGATTAGCACCTATGAGCCGCTCTCAAACATCGAGGCAGTGTTTAAATCCCTAATCACCAAAGAGGCCAAATACGGCGTCGTGCCCATAGAAAACAACACCGAAGGCGCAGTCGGCGTGACGCTTGATTGTTTGCGCAAATATCAAGAGGTCAAAATCGTAGCCGAAATTTATATGGATATCCACCACTCTTTGGTTACGAACTGCACGCAAACAGCCGAGATTACGCAGATTTTCTCTCACCCACAAGCCTATAATCAATGCTTGAAATTCTTAGACGATCACGGGCTTAGCGGGGTTAAATTTACAGCCACCAAATCCACTGCCAAAGCCGCGCAGGCAACGCTAGAAAATCCAAATTCAGCAGCGATTTGCTCTAAAATCGCAGCCGAGCTGTATGGCGTGCCTGTAATGTATGAAAAAATCGAGGATAATGCAAACAATCGCACGAGATTTTTCGTGCTAAGCGACTTCAAAAACCAAAGAAGTGATCGCAACAAAACCAGCATTTTGGCTAAAACCGATGATAAACCGGGTGGTTTAGTGGAGTTACTTCAAATGTTTCGCAATGAGGGGATAAATTTGACTAAATTAGAGAGCCGTCCGATTAAATCGCATGATTTCAAAAGTGTGTTTTATATCGATTTTGAGGGGCATATCGACGATGAGGGTGTGATTAGAGTGCTAGAAAACGCCACTCGCCACGCTCATGAAATAACTTGGCTTGGAAGCTATTTAAATGGAGATGAATAA